One window of Athalia rosae chromosome 2, iyAthRosa1.1, whole genome shotgun sequence genomic DNA carries:
- the LOC105685752 gene encoding integrator complex subunit 11 codes for MPDIKVTPLGAGQDVGRSCILVTMGGKNIMLDCGMHMGFNDERRFPDFSYIVPEGPATSYIDCVIISHFHLDHCGALPYFTEMVGYTGPIYMTHPTKAIAPILLEDMRKVAVERKGESNFFTSQMIKDCMKKVVAVTLHQSVMVDPELEIKAYYAGHVLGAAMFWVRVGSQSIVYTGDYNMTPDRHLGAAWIDKCRPDLLISESTYATTIRDSKRCRERDFLKKVHECIDRGGKVLIPVFALGRAQELCILLETYWERMNLKVPVYFALGLTEKANNYYKMFITWTNQKIKKTFVQRNMFDFKHIKPFDKSYIDNPGAMVVFATPGMLHAGLSLQIFKKWAPNEANMVIMPGFCVQGTVGHKVLNGSKRIEFENRQIVEVKMAVEYMSFSAHADAKGIMQLIQYCEPKNVMLVHGEAAKMEYLKEKIRQEFGTNCYNPANGETCVIYTTANVPVDASLALLKAEAKRYSVLPPDPKRRRLLHSVLMLRDDGVCLVDADEVARAAGIIKHIVRFTSTVQLRDVGTAQSTILKLLEPLKERLSGWTVELVEGSISVESVLVRVEGDDDDLKSVYVSWTNQDEDLGSYILGFLQTMIN; via the exons ATGCCTGACATAAAAGTTACACCTCTTGGAGCTGGCCAAGACGTTGGTAGGAGTTGCATTTTGGTTACTATGGGTGGGAAAAACATAATGCTCGACTGTGGTATGCACATGGGTTTTAACGATGAAAGGAGATTCCctgatttttcatacattgtACCTGAAGGACCTGCTACGAGCTATATAGACTGTGTCATCATATCTCACTTCCATTTGGACCACTGTGGAGCATTACCATATTTCACGGAGATGGTAGGATACACCGGTCCAATCTATATGACGCACCCCACCAAAGCAATCGCCCCGATCTTATTGGAGGACATGAGGAAAGTAGCCGTAGAACGAAAAGGAGAAAGCAACTTTTTCACTTCTCAAATGATCAAAGATTGCATGAAAAAAGTAGTTGCTGTAACACTGCACCAATCGGTGATGGTTGATCCGGAATTAGAAATAAAAGCCTACTATGCTGGGCACGTTCTCGGTGCTGCTATGTTCTGGGTTCGAGTGGGATCGCAATCCATTGTCTATACTGGTGACTACAACATGACACCAGATCGACATTTGGGAGCAGCATGGATTGACAAATGTAGACCTGATTTGCTCATATCAGAATCGACTTATGCAACTACCATACGAGACTCAAAGAGATGTAGGGAAAgagactttttgaaaaaagtacaCGAATGTATCGACAGAGGTGGTAAGGTTCTGATACCAGTTTTTGCTCTTGGTCGTGCTCAGGAACTTTGTATATTATTAGAAACTTACTGGGAAAGGATGAACCTCAAAGTACCTGTATATTTTGCTCTGGGTTTAACAGAAAAAgctaacaattattataaaatgttCATTACATGgacaaatcaaaaaatcaaaaaaactttTGTCCAAAGAAATATGTTCGACTTCAAGCATATCAAACCATTCGATAAATCTTACATCGATAACCCAGGTGCTATGGTAGTTTTTGCTACACCAGGAATGCTCCATGCAGGACTGTCTCTGCAGATATTTAAAAAGTGGGCCCCGAACGAAGCTAACATGGTAATCATGCCTGGGTTTTGTGTACAAGGCACTGTTGGTCATAAAGTTCTGAATGGATCAAAACGTATTGAATTCGAAAATAGACAAATTGTAGAAGTGAAAATGGCTGTTGAATACATGTCCTTTTCGGCTCATGCGGACGCCAAAGGTATTATGCAGCTGATTCAGTATTGTGAACCAAAAAATGTTATGCTCGTCCATGGAGAAGCTGCAAAGATGGAAtacttgaaagaaaaaatcaggcAGGAATTTGGAACTAACTGTTACAATCCTGCCAATGGAGAGACCTGCGTTATTTATACTACTGCAAACGTTCCAGTTGATGCATCACTTGCGCTTTTAAAAGCAGAGGCTAAAAGGTACTCTGTACTTCCACCTGACCCAAAGAGGAGAAGACTGCTGCATAGCGTCCTAATGTTGCGGGACGACGGTGTGTGCTTAGTCGATGCCGATGAG gtTGCTAGAGCAGCGGGAATAATAAAACACATAGTCCGTTTCACATCGACTGTCCAACTGAGGGATGTGGGCACCGCACAGTCGACGATTCTGAAACTCCTGGAACCATTAAAGGAAAGATTATCTGGCTGGACGGTCGAACTGGTCGAAGGGTCCATATCTGTAGAATCTGTGTTAGTTAGAGTTGAaggagatgatgatgatttgaAGAGTGTCTATGTTTCTTGGACTAATCAAGACGAGGATTTGGGAAGTTACATCCTTGGTTTCTTGCAAACAATGATCAACTAA
- the LOC105685751 gene encoding DNA repair protein RAD50 has product MSRIRRLGIRGIRNFGPGDEKQLQTIVFSHPLTLILGPNGTGKTTIIECLKYATTGEFPPGSTGGGRANSFIHDPLLTNESSVRALVKAEIVDIRGEQVTVSRRLECTQQKYGKKFQTLDSALSRIDPATGEKIAISHRCADIDSEMELALGVSKPILNYVIFCHQEESTWPLEDGKKLKERFDQIFDSEKYNKALEKARQISKKLQIEIRVSKTQEKSLKILLEEATEKKKNLAKNERRLANSVARITEISSKIQPIAEELSQLRNTEVSYMKLHTEKETKKTEFVLLKQQIADLKKNIQTLHKGTLEELEKEILAYDSILTEMEAELSTLKVNLKQIDKEENNLKQVIGKQQLSIGELKQQTQALQTNIITRNQNLEEMLTKWGMDGVGPEITETEASTCLDRLKEKLHDMEAGIKDTVLEQQNIEQQLQKDLDELRDKKSKLESGMNLLKKQIAEKRKECGKMHALIDEVNVLASKLDIINSKLQEANKNVDCLAGSLDVNIVKKNILDAIKNRDEMEMNLDKINKEVTLLQQQSSLNGELDLLKSNLSAKEKDVQKLKNKHEDNLKMLLNVKVLPDTDLKRALNRVQDSLTDRIRELNEAMQKQQRQLSSLETTKKFKERELQEKNNELENMQDEIETMCHGKEYNEVLLLAKKTVQDLQDSKGLYAYKSIAYKDYIQKTDSCCPLCHRNFENQQDIEDFKSELTDEINKYPNQLKTCEEQLIIQQKRYDSLVQLQPLVKKVVEMENVTLKTLREDLSNIKQKLSESHTQIEKLRLELAEPENKQAQCKDIIGDIALWDQYSAEVTKLVQAIAHVKSRLPERTDDKSMQEVQGEQESVRKELSTVRKQIESLQLSLNNYNEKLQNARETRNKLAEEQLRITSEVQNLKQLQDKLKDLSAEETALQESVQESQIELGPVSQQLLAKDHLLQKTKKEHQQFLEKERAIFAEKSRSLHDLNAVQLAIEKSIRRGVVEALKRAEAVITKYQKQADELDWEKSEISSKMHDIVNNISKQETLKRDMKDNVVLKQKTMAARELEHQVSELREKLGDMNYRQLMEQKTKLTEEQEDLFREKNIERGGQDEIALNIKKLKNELDKEIFRMAHKNYVNKCAEVLVQEQTVKDITLYITALDQAIIEYHEERMATVNKIILNLWELIYKGKDTTSIQIHTERTEGQSEKKRVYNYKVVQEKQKVTMDMKGHCSAGQKVLASIIIRMALAETFAKNCGIFALDEPTTNLDVSNMDSLAKALATIVNIRSKHQKNFQLIVISHDESFVKQLTRVNRIKRVHELYRNEIGLTQIKTWCVDVTASDAPVDPDSSEEEEAKDTEAEIRSRKRRRLAEERKQLALTASRKKKIARMDI; this is encoded by the exons ATGTCGAGAATACGGAGGTTGGGAATTCGAGGAATTCGCAATTTTGGTCCAGGCGATGAGAAACAATTACAAACCATAGTATTCAGTCATCCGCTAACTCTGATACTGGGCCCAAATGGAACCGGGAAAACAACTATCATTGAATGCCTGAAATATGCAACAACTGGAGAATTCCCTCCAGGAAGTACTGGAGGTGGAAGAGCTAATTCGTTCATTCACGATCCGCTGCTCACCAACGAAAGCTCT GTAAGGGCTCTAGTAAAAGCTGAAATAGTTGACATCAGAGGAGAGCAAGTGACAGTATCGCGTAGACTGGAGTGTACTCAGCAGAAGTATggtaaaaaattccaaacaCTAGACAGTGCACTGTCACGGATCGATCCAGCAACTGGAGAG AAAATCGCAATCAGTCATCGCTGTGCAGACATAGACTCTGAAATGGAACTAGCCTTAGGAGTGTCAAAGCCGATTTTGAATTAcgtcattttttgtcatcAAGAGGAATCTACTTGGCCTTtggaggatggaaaaaaactgaaagaacgATTTGATCAGATATTTGattctgaaaaatataacaaagcGTTGGAAAAAGCCAGGCAAATtagtaaaaaattacaaattgaaattcgcGTATCAAAAACTCAGGAAAAAAGCTTGAAAATCCTTCTTGAAGAGGctactgaaaaaaagaaaaatttagctAAAAATGAAAGGCGACTAGCTAATTCTGTTGCTAGAATTACAGAGATTTCATCAAAGATACAACCCATTGCTGAAGAACTATCTCAATTAAGAAATACTGAGGTATCTTACATGAAATTGCATACTGAAAAAG aaactaaaaaaactgAGTTTGTACTATTGAAACAGCAGATtgctgatttgaaaaaaaacattcaaactCTTCACAAAGGTACACTGGAAGAATTGGAAAAGGAAATACTGGCATATGATTCAATACTGACTGAGATGGAAGCTGAATTGTCCACT TTGAAAGTGAATTTAAAACAAATTGATAAAGAAGAGAACAACTTGAAGCAGGTTATTGGTAAACAACAATTATCAATTGGCGAATTAAAGCAGCAAACTCAAGCTTTACAAACAAACATTATCACCCGAAACCAAAATCTTGAGGAAATGCTAACGAAATGGGGTATGGATGGAGTTGGTCCTGAAATAACTGAAACAG aggcatcaacctGTTTGGatcgattgaaagaaaaacttcatGATATGGAAGCGGGTATTAAAGATACAGTTCTAGAGCAACAAAATATCGAACAACAATTACAAAAAGACTTGGATGAGCTGAGAGATAAAAAGTCTAAACTTGAATCAGGAATGAATTTGCTCAAAAAACAGATTGCCGAAAAACGGAAAGAGTGTGGTAAAATGCACGCCCTAATAGATGAG GTGAACGTATTAGCGAGTAAACTGGACATCATTAATTCCAAATTACAAGAAGCAAATAAAAACGTCGACTGCCTGGCTGGAAGCCTCGACGTcaatattgtgaaaaaaaatatactggaTGCTATAAAAAACCGTgatgaaatggaaatgaaCTTGGATAAAATCAACAAGGAAGTAACGTTGCTTCAGCAACAAAGCTCATTAAATGGCGAACTCGATCTGCTCAAGTCTAATTTGTCTGCAAAAGAAAAGGACGTACAGAAACT GAAGAACAAGCATGAAGATAACTTGAAGATGCTATTGAATGTCAAAGTCTTGCCAGATACCGATCTTAAACGTGCACTCAATCGTGTCCAGGACAGCTTG ACTGATCGCATAAGAGAATTGAATGAAGCTATGCAAAAACAACAACGTCAGTTATCTAGCTtagaaacgacgaaaaagttCAAAGAACGTGAAttacaggaaaaaaataacgaattagAAA ATATGCAAGATGAAATAGAAACAATGTGCCATGGTAAAGAATATAACGAAGTTTTGCTACTTGCTAAAAAAACTGTACAAGATTTACAAGACTCCAAAGGATTGTATGCTTATAAGAGTATAGCGTACAAAGATTATATACAAAAAACTGATTCGTGCTGTCCATTGTGTCatcggaattttgaaaatcaacaaGATATTGAAGATTTCAAATCAGAGTTAactgatgaaataaataaatatcccaATCAGTTGAAAACGTGTGAAGAACAATTGATAATTCAGCAAAAACGGTACGACTCTTTGGTACAGCTGCAACCCCTTGTAAAAAAAGTCGTTGAGATGGAAAATGTCACGTTGAAGACCCTGAG GGAAGATCTCAGTAACATCAAGCAGAAGTTATCTGAATCACATACGCAGATTGAGAAATTGAGATTAGAACTAGCTGAACCGGAAAATAAACAAGCGCAGTGCAAAGATATTATTGGCGACATAGCCTTGTGGGATCAATATTCAGCAGAGGTAACAAAATTAGTTCAAGCGATAGCTCATGTTAAGAGCCGTCTGCCCGAACGAA CGGACGATAAATCGATGCAAGAAGTTCAAGGTGAACAAGAATCTGTGCGAAAAGAACTCAGTACAGTTCGCAAGCAAATTGAGAGCCTTCAATTGTCACtaaataattacaatgaaaaattgcaaaacgcGAGAGAAACTAGAAATAAACTTGCCGAGGAGCAATTAAGGATTACATCAGAGGTTCAGAACCTTAAACAACTACAGGACAAGCTGAAAGACTTATCTGCGGAAGAAACGGCTCTTCAAGAAAGCGTTCAGGAGTCGCAAATCGAATTGGGACCTGTTAGTCAGCAACTCTTAGCTAAGGATCATCTCTTACAAAAAACGAAG AAAGAACATCAGCAGTtcttggaaaaagaaagagctaTTTTCGCTGAAAAATCTAGAAGTCTGCATGATTTGAATGCTGTTCAGTTGGCAATTGAAAAAAGCATTCGTCGTGGGGTAGTGGAAGCATTGAAAAGGGCTGAGGCTGTTATAACAAAGTACCAGAAGCAGGCAGATGAATTGGATTGGGAGAAGAGTGAAATATCTTCTAAAATGCATGATATAGTAAACAATATTTCCAAGCAAGAGACCTTAAAACGGGACATGAAAGATAACGTGGTGCTGAAACAAAAGACAATGGCAGCTAGAGAACTTGAACATCAAGTTTCTGAGCTCCGAGAGAAATTAGGTGACATGAATTATCGCCAGTtaatggaacaaaaaacaaaattgaccgagGAACAAGAAGATCTATTCAGAGAA AAAAACATTGAACGAGGAGGTCAGGATGAAATAGCACTCAACattaagaaattgaagaacgaGCTCGATAAAGAAATCTTTAGGATGGCACACAAAAATTACGTAAATAAATGTGCTGAAGTTTTG GTGCAAGAGCAAACTGTGAAAGATATAACATTGTACATCACAGCTCTAGATCAGGCAATAATTGAGTATCACGAAGAGCGAATGGCTACGGTAAACAAAATCATACTTAATCTTTGGGAGCTAATCTATAAGGGCAAAGACACAACATCCATTCAGATTCACACTGAACGCACTGAAGGACAATCTGAGAAGAAAAGGGTTTATAATTACAAAGTTGTGCAAGAGAAACAGAAAGTTACCATGGACATGAAAGGACATTGCAGCGCTGGTCAGAAG GTACtggcttcaattattattagaatGGCTCTTGCTGAAacatttgccaaaaattgcGGTATATTTGCGTTGGATGAGCCAACAACAAACCTTGATGTCAGTAACATGGATAGTTTAGCTAAAGCACTTGCTAC GATTGTTAATATTCGTTCAAAGcatcagaaaaatttccaattaatCGTTATCAGCCACGACGAATCTTTTGTGAAGCAATTGACCAGAGTGAACAGAATCAAGAGGGTGCACGAGCTCTATCGTAATGAAAT TGGACTAACGCAGATTAAGACGTGGTGCGTTGATGTTACCGCAAGCGATGCCCCAGTTGATCCAGATTCCTCTGAAGAAGAGGAAGCCAAAGATACCGAGGCAGAAATCCGTTCACGTAAACGAAGAAGACTTgcagaagaaagaaaacagcTGGCTCTTACTGCGTCCCGTAAAAAGAAGATCGCAAGAATGGACATCTAA
- the LOC105685753 gene encoding protein Tube, whose protein sequence is MTAMDPSTEIRKLRPTELYTLARILSISDSWKDLMAVVPKEGTENVPKFSSEHFIFIENASSQQRKSAAEIFLEEWSTMGKQRPTLRSIIELLVKAELFRAADYIAVDLLKGSPPERPKCGPAAPIDISEEELKKLMDQNNPELGFPTCPLDSMASLDNVLDEMAYPSHLSDESLINQPIMLQQVQQQLLETNLQNLQLGCSQETYNQRLEQSNQNPSNSNLIQFSKSVSEDCANNEPSNCQRSNSNLMIFSSGSVQGTTNIDQVISSRPNSSQINVVHNTHNNVFLNKKIPSTTNSSPNYQDEYSSNIEHNINATSEENNCNELELQTSELPAFVADIGRGSTSFDSELKSSELPQFVVEIAHQRSRLSAGSERLTEPISSNDFTSSGTSSNYSINTTELINTDTNIPICVNAFAQSFDNTELVSAELPQFVADLGHATNHVTTLDVQLSNSKSNRYPEEYSSSVVGVITTTTDQYSQLNSQELPLVVSECNKMHSQLEKSQRELVSAELPQCVTEL, encoded by the exons ATGACAGCAATGGATCCCAGTACTGAAATTCGTAAATTGAGGCCAACCGAACTCTACACACTTGCCAGGATTTTAAGTATTTCAGATTCATGGAAAGACTTGATGGCAGTTGTACCAAAGGAAGGAACTGAGAATGTACCTAAATTCAGTTCTGAACACTTTAT ATTCATTGAAAATGCCAGCTCCCAACAACGAAAGTCAGCAGCAGAAATATTCTTGGAAGAATGGAGTACGATGGGTAAACAAAGACCAACTTTACGATCAATTATAGAACTTCTTGTGAAAGCTGAGTTATTCAGAGCTGCTGATTACATTGCAGTTGATTTGCTCAAAG GATCACCTCCAGAAAGACCAAAATGTGGTCCGGCAGCCCCAATTGACATATCAGaagaagagttgaaaaaattaatggaccAAAACAATCCTGAGTTAGGGTTTCCTACATGTCCTTTAGATTCTATGGCATCTTTGGATAATGTTTTGGACGAAATGGCTTATCCGTCTCACCTCTCAGATGAAAGTCTGATCAATCAGCCGATAATGCTTCAACAAGTACAGCAACAATTGCTTGAAACTAATTTACAAAATCTCCAATTGGGTTGCAGTCAAGAAACCTACAATCAAAGACTGGAACAGAGTAACCAAAACCCTTCCAATTCCAATTTAATACAGTTTAGCAAAAGTGTATCAGAGGACTGTGCAAACAACGAGCCAAGTAATTGTCAACGTAGCAATTCTAATTTAATGATATTCAGTAGTGGTAGTGTTCAAGGCACAACTAACATAGACCAAGTCATTTCATCAAGACCAAATTCTTCCCAAATCAACGTTGTCCACAATACCCATAACAACGTTTTTCTAAATAAGAAAATTCCTTCAACTACCAATAGCTCCCCAAACTACCAGGACGAGTATAGCTCCAATATAGAACACAACATAAATGCTacttctgaagaaaataattgcaatGAATTGGAACTTCAAACCAGTGAATTGCCGGCATTTGTCGCAGATATTGGTAGAGGATCGACATCTTTTGATAGCGAGTTGAAATCAAGTGAATTACCACAATTTGTAGTTGAAATCGCTCATCAGCGATCAAGGCTATCAGCTGGGTCAGAACGGCTTACTGAACCAATTTCGTCAAATGACTTCACCTCGTCAGGTACATCGTCGAACTACTCTATTAATACGACTGAGTTGATTAATACCGACACCAACATACCAATTTGTGTTAATGCTTTTGCACAAAGTTTTGACAATACTGAATTAGTTTCTGCGGAGCTGCCACAGTTTGTAGCCGACTTAGGACATGCAACAAATCACGTTACAACCCTAGATGTTCAACTTAGTAATTCGAAATCAAATCGATATCCAGAGGAATATTCCAGTAGTGTTGTTGGCGTAATTACCACAACTACTGATCAATATTCACAATTGAATTCCCAAGAATTACCACTGGTTGTTTCAGAATGTAATAAAATGCATAGCCAGTtggaaaaaagtcaaagagaATTGGTGTCTGCAGAATTGCCTCAGTGCGTTACAGAGTTATAA
- the LOC105685754 gene encoding rabenosyn-5 isoform X2 produces MAESGQVLEGFLCSICLTDLKTPHQLTKHFEEFHNDNPEILKTLKELYGKAKKKMLKHDDISEGFTPPVIQKNQESSLDLYYRVWEPQELGETRSYTRYFTEIRNVRLERYSTETNKLLIRLDKLLNELPSDPISRRAHEQAIVPWIDDKSVKLCPNCAKSFHVARRKHHCRLCGAVMCHDCTMFLSLADARKMINPTLVQDDSAISPTSSGSPIAGRFIRAGIGLSKLARSPSSGSLNSVLSLVNDSSNGEQHFRLCVHCEELLSSRERLKETKLSKPIICQFYEKMRSYIDEANEHSMMYNKMCNSLRKGETTYNLEDAQVLKGRIEKLAANIDLISKKILILGIKDVDNPPQGQVLRLQQMVRSSATIFLKEHLPDAEQLPTEEEYIALKEKRRQAIEARIEYERQMELEELQKEKRRELQKREGASTDSIPGSRSEQLVLDQSQGWGTSSAAPMLTASMDPIIEQMNNLRAYIKQARDAHKYDEVATLETNLRELQSAYFAMKQSSNSDS; encoded by the exons ATGGCTGAAAGTGGACAGGTGCTTGAAGGTTTTTTGTGCTCTATATGCCTAACCGATTTAAAAACACCGCATCAACTGACTAAACACTTTGAAGAATTTCACAATGATAACCCAGAGATATTGAAGACCCTCAAAG AACTTTATGGCaaagcgaagaagaaaatgttgaaacatGATGACATTTCAGAAGGATTCACCCCTCCTgtgatacaaaaaaatcagGAGTCTAGTCTAGATTTGTATTACAGAGTTTGGGAGCCACAGGAATTAG GTGAAACGAGATCTTACACAAGGTACTTCACAGAAATCCGAAATGTAAGACTAGAAAGATATTCCACTGAAACCAATAAGCTTCTGATACGATTAGACAAGCTGTTGAATGAGTTGCCTTCGGATCCCATCAGCAGACGAG CTCATGAGCAAGCCATCGTTCCATGGATAGATGATAAATCCGTCAAGTTGTGTCCAAATTGTGCTAAAAGTTTCCACGTCGCTCGTAGAAAACATCATTGCAGGCTTTGTGGAGCAGTGATGTGCCATGATTGTACAATGTTCCTGAGTTTAGCAGACGCAA GAAAAATGATTAATCCCACATTGGTACAAGATGATTCTGCAATATCTCCAACATCCAGTGGCTCCCCGATAGCTGGTCGCTTTATACGCGCTGGGATAGGATTATCAAAATTGGCAAGATCACCATCCAGTGGAAGTTTGAACAGCGTACTCTCACTGGTTAATGACTCTTCTAATGGTGAACAACACTTTAGACTTTGTGTACACTGCGAGGAACTGTTGAGTTCTAGGGAACGattgaaagaaacaaaactaTCGAAACCAATCATATGCcagttttatgaaaaaatgcgTTCTTACATAGATGAGGCTAACGAACATTCAATGATGTACAACAAAATGTGCAATTCATTACG aaaaggagaaacaacATACAACCTTGAGGATGCACAAGTCTTAAAAGGGAGAATTGAAAAGCTAGCTGCAAACATAGATCTGATCAgtaagaaaatattaatattggGGATCAAAGATGTTGATAATCCTCCTCAGGGCCAGGTATTAAGGTTGCAACAGATGGTCAGATCATCAGCTACAATATTTTTAAAAGAGCATTTACCAGACGCGGAGCAGTTGCCCACTGAAGAAGAATACATAGCGctcaaagaaaagagaagacaaGCAATTGAAGCTAGGATTGAATATGAAAGGCAAATGGAATTGGAAGAACTTCAGAAAGAGAAACGTAGGGAGCTGCAGAAGAGAGAAGGTGCAAGTACGGATAGTATTCCTGGTTCGAGAAGTGAACAG CTGGTCCTTGACCAATCCCAAGGATGGGGTACATCCAGTGCCGCGCCAATGCTGACAGCATCTATGGATCCGATTATAGAACAAATGAATAATCTTCGTGCATATATTAAACAAGCGCGGGACGCCCACAAATACGATGAAGTTGCTACTCTGGAAACTAACCTGCGAGAACTCCAGAGTGCTTACTTTGCTATGAAACAAAGTAGTAACAGCGACAGTTAA
- the LOC105685754 gene encoding rabenosyn-5 isoform X1, with product MAESGQVLEGFLCSICLTDLKTPHQLTKHFEEFHNDNPEILKTLKELYGKAKKKMLKHDDISEGFTPPVIQKNQESSLDLYYRVWEPQELGETRSYTRYFTEIRNVRLERYSTETNKLLIRLDKLLNELPSDPISRRGCQRYAVADTHEQAIVPWIDDKSVKLCPNCAKSFHVARRKHHCRLCGAVMCHDCTMFLSLADARKMINPTLVQDDSAISPTSSGSPIAGRFIRAGIGLSKLARSPSSGSLNSVLSLVNDSSNGEQHFRLCVHCEELLSSRERLKETKLSKPIICQFYEKMRSYIDEANEHSMMYNKMCNSLRKGETTYNLEDAQVLKGRIEKLAANIDLISKKILILGIKDVDNPPQGQVLRLQQMVRSSATIFLKEHLPDAEQLPTEEEYIALKEKRRQAIEARIEYERQMELEELQKEKRRELQKREGASTDSIPGSRSEQLVLDQSQGWGTSSAAPMLTASMDPIIEQMNNLRAYIKQARDAHKYDEVATLETNLRELQSAYFAMKQSSNSDS from the exons ATGGCTGAAAGTGGACAGGTGCTTGAAGGTTTTTTGTGCTCTATATGCCTAACCGATTTAAAAACACCGCATCAACTGACTAAACACTTTGAAGAATTTCACAATGATAACCCAGAGATATTGAAGACCCTCAAAG AACTTTATGGCaaagcgaagaagaaaatgttgaaacatGATGACATTTCAGAAGGATTCACCCCTCCTgtgatacaaaaaaatcagGAGTCTAGTCTAGATTTGTATTACAGAGTTTGGGAGCCACAGGAATTAG GTGAAACGAGATCTTACACAAGGTACTTCACAGAAATCCGAAATGTAAGACTAGAAAGATATTCCACTGAAACCAATAAGCTTCTGATACGATTAGACAAGCTGTTGAATGAGTTGCCTTCGGATCCCATCAGCAGACGAGGTTGTCAACGATATGCAGTAGCTGATA CTCATGAGCAAGCCATCGTTCCATGGATAGATGATAAATCCGTCAAGTTGTGTCCAAATTGTGCTAAAAGTTTCCACGTCGCTCGTAGAAAACATCATTGCAGGCTTTGTGGAGCAGTGATGTGCCATGATTGTACAATGTTCCTGAGTTTAGCAGACGCAA GAAAAATGATTAATCCCACATTGGTACAAGATGATTCTGCAATATCTCCAACATCCAGTGGCTCCCCGATAGCTGGTCGCTTTATACGCGCTGGGATAGGATTATCAAAATTGGCAAGATCACCATCCAGTGGAAGTTTGAACAGCGTACTCTCACTGGTTAATGACTCTTCTAATGGTGAACAACACTTTAGACTTTGTGTACACTGCGAGGAACTGTTGAGTTCTAGGGAACGattgaaagaaacaaaactaTCGAAACCAATCATATGCcagttttatgaaaaaatgcgTTCTTACATAGATGAGGCTAACGAACATTCAATGATGTACAACAAAATGTGCAATTCATTACG aaaaggagaaacaacATACAACCTTGAGGATGCACAAGTCTTAAAAGGGAGAATTGAAAAGCTAGCTGCAAACATAGATCTGATCAgtaagaaaatattaatattggGGATCAAAGATGTTGATAATCCTCCTCAGGGCCAGGTATTAAGGTTGCAACAGATGGTCAGATCATCAGCTACAATATTTTTAAAAGAGCATTTACCAGACGCGGAGCAGTTGCCCACTGAAGAAGAATACATAGCGctcaaagaaaagagaagacaaGCAATTGAAGCTAGGATTGAATATGAAAGGCAAATGGAATTGGAAGAACTTCAGAAAGAGAAACGTAGGGAGCTGCAGAAGAGAGAAGGTGCAAGTACGGATAGTATTCCTGGTTCGAGAAGTGAACAG CTGGTCCTTGACCAATCCCAAGGATGGGGTACATCCAGTGCCGCGCCAATGCTGACAGCATCTATGGATCCGATTATAGAACAAATGAATAATCTTCGTGCATATATTAAACAAGCGCGGGACGCCCACAAATACGATGAAGTTGCTACTCTGGAAACTAACCTGCGAGAACTCCAGAGTGCTTACTTTGCTATGAAACAAAGTAGTAACAGCGACAGTTAA